In Candidatus Vicinibacter proximus, the genomic stretch ATAAAACTTTGACGCAACCTACTGCCATAAATTTGAGTTGGGGGGGTAAATTTATTCTCAATTGTGCATCAGATCAAGACGGATTAATAAATTTAACTGTATCGGGAGGAGTAAGCCCGTATACTTATAATTGGTCTAACGGACTAAAAACCAAGAATGTCAATAATCTTAAAAAAGGAGATTATTCTGTAACCATAACAGATAACAGTGGGTGTGATTTGATTAAAAGTTTTACAATTGATGCTCCTGAAAATATAACCATCCAAAATTTATTCAGCAAGTACCCAGCATGCCCAAAAGAAGCGAGTGGTGATGTTGAGTTAATTAGTAGAGGTGGGACAGAACCTTATGTTTATAATTGGAATAGTGGAGAAAAAGACAACCGAATAAGGAACAAAGTACCTGGAACTTATAATTGCACCATTACCGATAAGAATAATTGTGTCAAGGTACATTCTGTAGTAATCACAGTGCTGGACACTTTCAAGCCTATTGTAAACAGGAATCCTCTTCAGAAAATATATTTAAATTCAAAAGGTATTGCAGTAATTAATCCTGGACTGTTTGTGAATAATGTATCGGACAATTGCGACACAGGAATTGTCCTGACTTTATCCAGAGATTCGTTTACTTGCAAGGATTTAACAACTTCTGAAATGTCCATTTCAGTAAAAGATTTAGCTGGGAATACTGCCAGTGGTTTAGTCTCCATTGAAATCCTGGATACTCTAAGACCGGTCATTTCTGGATGGGAAGATAGTATAAGTTACCGTTGTAATTTAAAAGTTCCAATGACCATTGCGGCGGACAATTGCAACATATCAGAATTCAAACAAATTTCCGGACCTCTCACAGATGAAATTTTTCCTATTGGAAAGTCTGTTCTAAGTTTTTTTGCTAAAGACCAAAGTAATAATTTCACTAATTACAGTTACGAGGTGCAAATTAAAAATCCATTGGATATAAAAATTGATACCATTCTTTATGATAAATGCACCGGTCGTTATCCTGAGTTATTCGTACAAACTTCTCATGTTCTACAAGATACTTATAGGTTGTTTGTTCAAGATAGACTAATTGGATTATTCGACAGTTCCTTAAATCATATCATTAAAGAACTAAATGTAAATGATACATTATTGAGAATTGAGGATAATTACAATTGTGGTGATGAAGAGATTTTCAAATTTATTTTTCCAGACACACTAATAAGTTTAAAATCTGTAAACATCACAAATGCATCTGGCTGCCAGGAGTCAGATGGCAAAATAAAGTTGGAATTTAACAATTCGAATCTATTTGGTTATTGGTTTGATGAAAATTTACAAATTAAATTGCCAAATCAGAATCCTGATCAATTTAAGATTGGCAAATATTCTTTTATTGCTTCTGACAAACCTGATGGCGACAGCATGGCATGTATTTTTAAATTTGGACCTTTCGAAGTTAGTTGTAATGTTAGAAATAAAAACACATCAATAAGTGAAATTAATATCTTTCCAAATCCATCTAATGGAACACTCACTATTCATTCAGGTGATGATGAAATTATTAATTTAGTAATCCAAGACCTTCAAGGTCATCATTACTTTATTAATTCGGATGTTAATTCAACAAGAATTAACCTAGATTTCAATACCTATCCGAATGGCTTATATTTATTATCTATACAAACTTACAAAGGAATTGTGCAAAAAAAATGGATACTAAATAAACTTTAAGTCAAATAATTTATGTTTTTGAAACTAACAAAAATACTTTTAATGAATAGAGTTATTATATTTAATGCCCATCTTTTTATAAATAAAATGTAATAACCAAGCTGGTCCTATTAGTAAAAATTGAAGATCCTCAAAAAAAGAAGGACGCTTTCCTTCAATTTTATGTCCTACAAATTGACCTATCCAGGCCAAAACAAAAATCAGAATCATAACTAAAGTTGCATTCCAATTGTTAGAATTGCAAAATTCTATCAGCATCTGGTTACCTTTAATTAAAAAGACAGAGATAATCATAAAGCCTATAAAAAATGGTATGGATAGTCTGTAATAATATACTAATGCTAGCGCGAGGACAAGTACTGCCCAATTCAATGATTTAAAGTTTACAGGAAATGGAATTTGCATTATTAATCCTACCAAACTAAGCATAATTAACGGAACACATATCCAATGAATTAATTTATTTGTCTTATTGGTGTGGCTTTCACCATATTTTGAAAGCAATTCATCAATATTTTGCATAACGGACTTTTATAAATACATTTTGTAAGAAATTTTTATCCTTTATTTTCAGATATTTTTGCCCATGAATCTTTTAATGAAACTATCCTGTTAAAGATTAATTTATCTGTTCGAGTATCACTGTCCAGACAAAAATAACCCTTACGAATAAATTGATAGCGCGTTTCATGGTTTGCGTCCCTCAAATAAGGTTCTACTAATGCATTGGAAACTGTAACAAGAGACTCTTCATTTATCATTGTCTTAAAATCCTCATCACCGGAATTGGGTTCTGGAACATTAAACAATCGGTCATATAACCTTACTTCGGCTTTCAGAGCGGAACTTTGTTCAACCCAATGAATAGTGGTTTTTACTTTAAGTCCAGAGTGGTCATTTCCACTTTTACTTTCCGGAAAATAGGTACAAAGGAGATGATCTATTTCACCATTTATATTTTTAATAACTTCATCACATCGAATAATGAAAGCAGATTTTAATCTTACCATGGATCCAGGAGATAGTCTAAAATACTTAGGTGGAGGCAACTCCATAAAATCTTCCTTCTCTATGAAGAGATTTTTCCCGAATGGCACTTTTCGGGTCCCTGATTCTGGAGATTCAGGGTTATTTTCCATCTCCAATATTTCTAACTGATCAGGATAATTTGTCAATACAATTTTAATGGGATCCAAAATTGCCATTACCCTTTCAGAAACTTTGTTTAAATAATCCCTAATGGTATTCTCAAGTCTAGGCAATTCAATAAGATTTTCGCGCCTTGCGACTCCTACTTCAGTTGCAAATTGTCTGAGTGCGGCTGCGGGATATCCTCTACGACGCATACCACTTATCGTAGGCATTCTTGGGTCATCCCACCCGTTAACAATCCCGTCGTTTACAAGTTGTAAAAGTTTTCTTTTACTCATTACAGTATATTCCAAATTTAGTCGGGCAAATTCAATTTGCCTGGATGGAAAAATCTGTAACTCTTGAATAAACCAGTTGTACAATGGTCTATGATTTTCAAATTCAAGTGTGCATATAGAGTGTGTAATTCCTTCAATAGAGTCACTTTGCCCATGAGCAAAATCATAGGTCGGATAGATACACCAAGTAGTGCCTGTCCGGTGATGAGGGGTGTACAATATCCTGTAAAGTATAGGATCGCGTAAATGCATATTCGGAGAAGACATATCTATTTTAGCACGCAGAACCTTTTCCCCTTCCTTGAATGCTCCATTTCTCATCTCTTCAAACAAGTTTAGATTTTCTTCAATTGTTCTATTTCTAAAGGGACTTACCATTCCTGGAGCAGTAGGAATGCCTCTCATTTTACTGATTTCTTCAGCAGTCGAATCATCTACATAGGCTTTGCCAGATTTTATAAGCTGAATGGCAAATTGGTAGATCTGAGGAAAGTAATCAGATGCGTAATATTCTCTGCCTTCCCAA encodes the following:
- a CDS encoding T9SS type A sorting domain-containing protein, which gives rise to MNKMYFLLAVLFSGILLLGYSDNPPNGYTGAPGDAMCTSCHTPGGHGNLSGNVEILGLPSSITPGNAYTITVRINNNTSPPTDAERGGFQLVALDQSNNNIGTFSNPSSSSVITPSGGRSYWEHNPAKNFSGGNQVNWTVTWTAPNMAAGQVVTLYTAAIIANIPNGNSNDLMDLSQVSGNMPGPPPLGASITQFKNISCNGFADGSITVTPTNGVPPYSYNWSNGLNAAMVSGLTAGAYSVTVSDNIGSSVILNKTLTQPTAINLSWGGKFILNCASDQDGLINLTVSGGVSPYTYNWSNGLKTKNVNNLKKGDYSVTITDNSGCDLIKSFTIDAPENITIQNLFSKYPACPKEASGDVELISRGGTEPYVYNWNSGEKDNRIRNKVPGTYNCTITDKNNCVKVHSVVITVLDTFKPIVNRNPLQKIYLNSKGIAVINPGLFVNNVSDNCDTGIVLTLSRDSFTCKDLTTSEMSISVKDLAGNTASGLVSIEILDTLRPVISGWEDSISYRCNLKVPMTIAADNCNISEFKQISGPLTDEIFPIGKSVLSFFAKDQSNNFTNYSYEVQIKNPLDIKIDTILYDKCTGRYPELFVQTSHVLQDTYRLFVQDRLIGLFDSSLNHIIKELNVNDTLLRIEDNYNCGDEEIFKFIFPDTLISLKSVNITNASGCQESDGKIKLEFNNSNLFGYWFDENLQIKLPNQNPDQFKIGKYSFIASDKPDGDSMACIFKFGPFEVSCNVRNKNTSISEINIFPNPSNGTLTIHSGDDEIINLVIQDLQGHHYFINSDVNSTRINLDFNTYPNGLYLLSIQTYKGIVQKKWILNKL
- a CDS encoding DUF962 domain-containing protein → MQNIDELLSKYGESHTNKTNKLIHWICVPLIMLSLVGLIMQIPFPVNFKSLNWAVLVLALALVYYYRLSIPFFIGFMIISVFLIKGNQMLIEFCNSNNWNATLVMILIFVLAWIGQFVGHKIEGKRPSFFEDLQFLLIGPAWLLHFIYKKMGIKYNNSIH
- a CDS encoding glutamine--tRNA ligase/YqeY domain fusion protein, with product MSEASNNEHFNFIEEIIEEDIKNNKHGGRIHTRFPPEPNGYLHIGHAKSICLNFGLAQKYNGKTNLRFDDTNPVTEEVEYIESIKNDIRWLGFDWEGREYYASDYFPQIYQFAIQLIKSGKAYVDDSTAEEISKMRGIPTAPGMVSPFRNRTIEENLNLFEEMRNGAFKEGEKVLRAKIDMSSPNMHLRDPILYRILYTPHHRTGTTWCIYPTYDFAHGQSDSIEGITHSICTLEFENHRPLYNWFIQELQIFPSRQIEFARLNLEYTVMSKRKLLQLVNDGIVNGWDDPRMPTISGMRRRGYPAAALRQFATEVGVARRENLIELPRLENTIRDYLNKVSERVMAILDPIKIVLTNYPDQLEILEMENNPESPESGTRKVPFGKNLFIEKEDFMELPPPKYFRLSPGSMVRLKSAFIIRCDEVIKNINGEIDHLLCTYFPESKSGNDHSGLKVKTTIHWVEQSSALKAEVRLYDRLFNVPEPNSGDEDFKTMINEESLVTVSNALVEPYLRDANHETRYQFIRKGYFCLDSDTRTDKLIFNRIVSLKDSWAKISENKG